A stretch of Scheffersomyces stipitis CBS 6054 chromosome 2, complete sequence DNA encodes these proteins:
- the ADH1 gene encoding alcohol dehydrogenase (go_funtion alcohol dehydrogenase activity, zinc-dependent; zinc ion binding), whose product MSVPTTQKAVVFESNGGPLLYKDIPVPTPKPNEILINVKYSGVCHTDLHAWKGDWPLDTKLPLVGGHEGAGVVVGIGSNVTGWELGDYAGIKWLNGSCLNCEFCQHSDEPNCAKADLSGYTHDGSFQQYATADAVQAARLPKGTDLAQAAPILCAGITVYKALKTAQIQPGNWVCISGAGGGLGSLAIQYAKAMGFRVIAIDGGEEKGEFVKSLGAEAYVDFTVSKDIVKDIQTATDGGPHAAINVSVSEKAIAQSCQYVRSTGTVVLVGLPAGAKVVAPVFDAVVKSISIRGSYVGNRADSAEAIDFFTRGLIKCPIKVVGLSELPKVYELMEAGKVIGRYVVDTSK is encoded by the coding sequence ATGTCTGTTCCTACCACTCAAAAGGCTGTTGTCTTTGAATCCAACGGAGGTCCATTGCTCTACAAGGACATTCCCGTGCCCACTCCTAAGCCCAACGAAATCTTGATCAACGTCAAGTACTCCGGTGTCTGTCACACTGACTTGCACGCTTGGAAGGGAGACTGGCCATTGGACACTAAGTTGCCATTGGTTGGTGGCCACGAAGGTGCTGGTGTTGTTGTCGGAATTGGTTCCAACGTCACGGGCTGGGAACTCGGTGACTACGCTGGTATCAAGTGGTTGAACGGTTCTTGTTTGAACTGTGAATTCTGCCAGCACTCCGACGAGCCAAACTGTGCTAAAGCCGATTTATCTGGTTACACACATGACGGTTCATTCCAACAATACGCTACTGCTGATGCCGTACAGGCTGCCAGACTCCCCAAGGGTACTGACTTGGCCCAGGCTGCTCCTATCTTATGTGCTGGTATCACCGTCTACAAGGCTTTGAAGACCGCTCAAATCCAACCAGGTAACTGGGTATGTATTTCCGGTGCTGGTGGTGGATTGGGTTCTCTTGCTATCCAATATGCCAAGGCCATGGGTTTCAGAGTCATTGCAATTGACGgtggtgaagaaaagggTGAATTTGTCAAGTCATTGGGTGCCGAAGCCTACGTGGACTTCACTGTCTCCAAGGACATTGTCAAGGACATCCAGACTGCCACTGACGGTGGCCCACATGCTGCCATCAATGTATCTGTCTCTGAAAAGGCCATTGCCCAATCCTGTCAATACGTCAGATCCACCGGTACCGTAGTGTTGGTTGGTTTACCAGCCGGTGCCAAGGTTGTTGCTCCAGTGTTCGATGCCGTTGTCAAGTCCATCTCCATCAGAGGTTCTTATGTCGGTAACAGAGCTGACTCTGCTGAAGccattgacttcttcacaAGAGGCTTGATCAAGTGTCCTATCAAGGTCGTCGGCTTGTCGGAATTACCTAAGGTCTACGAGTTGATGGAAGCCGGAAAGGTCATTGGTAGATACGTTGTTGACACCTCCAAGTAA
- the GPI10 gene encoding glycosyl phosphatidylinositol (GPI) synthesis (GPI-alpha-mannosyltransferase III (GPI10/PIG-B) involved in glycosylphosphatidylinositol anchor biosynthesis) yields the protein MSDQGPRKRRKEVAETPGPEAETDGDGASDPTPQLSTLSLFIVLFIIRLVNALSIRTFFQADEYYQALEPAYNYVYGYGYITWEWREHLRSSIHPLLYSVGYQIAKCLNDSDFLVWAIPRIIGALIASIGEVNLYLFTREYTGQESLARITVLLSVGNPFNWYVSTRAFSNSFETALTTIALRYWPWNTTSDIQYDSFLTSIAFGAVSCIVRPTNAIIWMYLGIYYLWTIRASHVLDIVKLLFLALLELTTILAVNCVLDWAFYGELTFPLWNFLQFNLVKKLSIFYGVAPWHFYLFQAIPIFLMLYLPLFLHSLFVLQTYKLILTQVSVVVLVIFSLIEHKEFRFIYPLQPLFLVICSYSFKQVMKTFTAKQFAYTVNLMIIGNTAISYFFTRIHERGVIDVIDYIKNDSRASSVGFLTPCHSTPWQSQLHDPALESNTWFLTCEPPLHIASGDQKAILEYRDESDNYYDDRVKFLRETLPPLDTTSTTTTATKYQWPSHLVVFETEEKFITEFLQDSNYRQCQRFFNSYFHWDSRRSGDVIVFCNVDEETSS from the coding sequence ATGTCAGATCAGGGACCACGTAAGCGAAGGAAGGAAGTTGCAGAAACGCCGGGTCCAGAAGCAGAAACCGATGGCGACGGCGCATCAGATCCTACTCCCCAACTTTCCACTCTATCCTTATTCATAGTACTCTTCATAATTCGACTAGTTAATGCCCTTTCCATACGAACATTTTTCCAGGCTGACGAGTACTATCAGGCGCTTGAACCGGCGTATAACTATGTGTATGGATACGGCTACATCACCTGGGAATGGCGAGAACACTTACGGTCTTCCATACATCCTTTGCTTTATTCTGTGGGGTACCAAATTGCCAAATGTTTGAATGATAGCGATTTTCTAGTCTGGGCCATTCCCAGAATTATCGGAGCCCTCATTGCGTCCATAGGCGAGGTGAACTTGTACCTATTCACCAGAGAGTACACGGGACAGGAAAGTTTGGCTCGAATCACCGTCCTTCTTTCAGTAGGTAACCCCTTCAATTGGTATGTCAGCACTAGAGCATTTTCTAATAGTTTCGAAACAGCCCTAACTACAATTGCATTGCGGTACTGGCCATGGAATACAACGTCTGATATCCAGTACGATCTGTTTCTTACCAGTATTGCTTTTGGCGCAGTTAGTTGTATAGTTAGACCAACCAATGCCATCATCTGGATGTATCTTGGAATCTACTATCTCTGGACAATTAGGGCATCACATGTTCTAGATATAGTCAAGTTACTATTTTTGGCTCTTTTAGAGCTAACTACCATATTAGCAGTCAATTGTGTACTCGACTGGGCTTTCTACGGTGAATTGACATTTCCACTTTGGAACTTCTTACAATTTAATTTGGTTAAGAAGCTTTCCATTTTCTACGGTGTTGCTCCATGGCACTTTTATTTGTTCCAGGCCATACCCATATTCCTAATGTTGTACTTACCATTATTTTTGCATTCCTTGTTTGTGCTACAGACTTACAAATTGATATTGACGCAGGTTTCCGTAGTGGTGTTGGTGATATTCTCCTTGATCGAGCACAAAGAATTCCGATTCATCTATCCATTGCAACCATTATTCTTAGTAATCTGTTCATATTCATTTAAACAAGTGATGAAGACTTTCACTGCGAAACAATTTGCCTATACagtcaacttgatgataATAGGCAACACGGCTATCTCGTATTTCTTCACTCGCATACACGAGCGTGGTGTCATAGATGTCATAGACTACATAAAGAACGACTCGAGAGCCTCATCGGTCGGGTTCTTAACTCCCTGCCATTCCACACCTTGGCAGAGTCAACTACACGATCCCGCACTTGAGTCTAATACGTGGTTCTTGACCTGTGAGCCTCCTTTACATATTGCAAGCGGTGATCAGAAGGCTATTTTAGAATACAGAGACGAGTCGGATAATTACTACGATGATAGAGTAAAATTTCTTCGAGAAACCCTACCTCCTTTGGACactacatctacaacaactACGGCCACAAAGTACCAATGGCCCAGTCACTTGGTTGTGTTTGAGACCGAGGAAAAGTTCATCACTGAGTTTCTCCAGGATTCCAATTACAGACAATGTCagagattcttcaatagtTACTTCCACTGGGACAGCCGTCGCAGCGGCGACGTGATTGTATTTTGCAACGTGGATGAAGAAACGAGCTCATAG
- a CDS encoding predicted protein: MNDLSQYLYFIEQSHLNQSAGRIEASKKDAIAAIKILNTLAKTLAKEDKCYNIVQQLSRYTLAYYDQIDKDGLSLSTKMEWLGSKSYMPLISFSSSLNSADSKFIAINEMYIDPDSNLEQVPDRLSVGFKNVTIQPFGSTSHDLTDLYQDLLANCSFVSSVLSIVDSQAKTSLKLQDLISPHGPSNKYKIVFNFNGARRVVCVDSRLPFPNVDRSLFLSSFSDHSLYWPAMVEKAFLKVMGEGYAFSGSNMAMDTYLLSGWIPEIIRIRNNMLPPQFETLWKLLQEGEVLLGVGTGKLSNELAKQLNLISHHDYTMVSMNSDGSIVLKNPWIERENINTRFITIDEFTHVKSLYVNWKNNFRMCSKVTFIHRGSSKYFFENPQYSITNKSDEIQDVWLLLERHLSGEDISIRLGVYKSENGDRVLIPNQFEFINASDRDTNNRLYLVKLKIEPRKSYTAVVTSSSGCTFTLSCLSNINTDIVKARFANPNSLPVQEDEWDITNSGGNWSFSSFINNPQYSIEITAESNLQLALFSNSPKTVVNFHLFHSEKGSINIPLRTFDKKKLLLHENYNEGYQIYHFRNLQPGYYKLVLSTFDVGVRDGYQLLANFSEVSSVKISKIWNHLGLFTEKRQIEWSNSNRFKLHFSVDNFKSKMTFHIQHRNGANEYESSSSYRPGIRASIFHARTQAPIQINENWSESLYGVFVDCFLEWPGEFILLVERFEQGPGRCTVEIGSSTKFSLTT, encoded by the coding sequence ATGAATGATCTCTCGCAATACCTCTATTTCATCGAACAATCGCATCTCAACCAGTCCGCTGGCCGCATCGAAGCCTCCAAAAAAGATGCCATCGCTGCTATCAAAATCCTAAACACTTTAGCAAAGACCCTCGCGAAAGAAGATAAGTGTTACAACATTGTTCAGCAATTGTCTCGCTACACACTTGCCTACTATGACCAGATCGACAAAGACGGTTTATCCTTATCGACCAAGATGGAATGGCTAGGCTCAAAAAGCTACATGCCGCTTATTAGCTTCTCGAGCTCTTTGAATTCGGCTGATTCCAAGTTCATAGCGATAAACGAAATGTACATCGATCCAGATTCGAATCTCGAGCAGGTCCCGGATAGACTCTCTGTTGGGTTCAAAAATGTGACTATTCAACCTTTTGGATCGACTTCTCATGATTTAACTGACTTGTACCAGGACTTGCTAGCCAATTGTTCGTTTGTATCTTCGGTGTTGTCTATTGTGGATTCACAGGCAAAGACATCGCTCAAATTGCAAGACTTGATAAGTCCTCATGGCCCCAGCAATAAGTATAAGATAgtattcaacttcaatggGGCTAGGCGTGTGGTTTGTGTGGATAGTAGGTTGCCGTTTCCAAATGTAGATCGtagtctttttctttcatcATTTTCTGACCACAGTCTATACTGGCCAGCAATGGTGGAAAAGGCTTTCTTGAAAGTCATGGGTGAAGGCTATGCCTTCAGCGGCTCAAATATGGCTATGGACACATACCTACTCTCAGGCTGGATTCCTGAGATCATCCGTATCAGGAACAATATGCTCCCTCCTCAGTTCGAAACGCTCTGGAAATTGcttcaagaaggtgaagttCTCTTGGGAGTTGGGACTGGTAAATTGAGTAACGAGCTTGCCAAGCAGTTGAATCTCATTTCGCATCATGATTATACAATGGTGTCAATGAATTCAGATGGATCAATAGTACTAAAGAATCCCTGGATAGAGCGGGAAAATATCAATACCAGATTCATTACCATCGACGAATTCACTCATGTTAAGTCCCTCTATGTGAACTGGAAAAACAATTTCCGTATGTGTTCAAAAGTCACATTTATACATCGTGGCTCTTCAAAATATTTCTTTGAGAATCCACAGTATTCCATAACAAACAAGTCTGATGAAATTCAAGACGTGTGGTTACTCCTTGAACGACACTTGCTGGGTGAGGACATTAGCATCAGACTAGGTGTATACAAGTCGGAAAATGGTGACAGAGTACTCATACCCAACCAGTTTGAATTCATCAATGCATCAGATAGAGATACCAACAATAGGCTATACCTtgtgaagttgaagattgaaCCTCGAAAATCGTATACGGCAGTAGTGACAAGTAGTTCGGGCTGTACATTCACTTTGTCTTGCTTAAGTAATATCAATACCGACATCGTCAAAGCCAGATTTGCTAACCCTAATAGCTTACcagtccaagaagatgaatGGGATATTACAAATTCAGGTGGAAACTGGTCCTTCTCCAGCTTCATAAATAATCCACAGTATTCTATTGAAATAACTGCTGAGTCgaatcttcaacttgcaCTTTTCAGTAATTCTCCAAAGACTGTAGTGAACTTTCATTTGTTTCATTCCGAAAAGGGTAGTATAAACATTCCACTCAGAACCTTtgataagaagaaattatTGCTACATGAAAACTACAACGAAGGCTATCAAATCTACCATTTCAGGAACTTGCAGCCAGGCTATTATAAACTTGTACTATCTACTTTTGATGTTGGAGTACGGGACGGCTATCAGTTGCTTGCTAACTTTAGTGAGGTGAGTAGTGtcaagatttccaagatttGGAATCATCTTGGGCTATTTACAGAGAAGAGGCAGATCGAATGGAGTAACTCCAACAGGTTCAAActccatttttcagttgacaacttcaaatccaaGATGACGTTTCACATTCAACACAGAAATGGTGCAAATGAATATGAGTCTCTGTCTAGCTATAGACCTGGAATAAGAGCGTCTATATTCCACGCTCGAACCCAAGCTCCGATACAAATCAACGAAAACTGGAGTGAGAGCTTGTACGGTGTCTTTGTGGACTGCTTCTTGGAATGGCCGGGAGAATTCATTCTCTTGGTTGAAAGGTTCGAACAGGGCCCAGGTCGATGTACTGTTGAAATTGGATCCAGTACGAAGTTTTCTCTAACAACGTAA
- the OST3 gene encoding Oligosaccharyltransferase, gamma subunit (Catalyzes the transfer of oligosaccharide from dolichol-oligosaccharide donor to consensus glycosylation acceptor sites (asparagines) in newly synthesized proteins), which yields MKSGLLRICLVVSTLVSFVLGALSNSQLQSLVKSQGRTKVITLTDENYEQILNGPRDYYLVVLLTSEAPQINCVLCKEFRPEFELLANSWVQDHPDGLTKKELEINDEDPPSILPKNVYFLRSEFMESRSFFQIFALNSIPKVFLFPPSEKAGPNNFIGEVKEYQFFAGSHSELLKAWVSDQTGHKLNIYIPTDYYRIGINVFSVVTLVSLLVRVRKQVASVVTSRVLWSGLSLIAILLLTTGYMFNQIRGVPYHKEHENGKIEYFMPGQQNQFGVETQIVSFIYGMLSLLVIVLIKRVPEIKSSSVFLTAVIFVSTLIFLFYSLLLSIFGVKGVGFPYKLLELF from the coding sequence ATGAAGTCAGGACTCTTACGCATATGTCTCGTGGTGTCCACATTGGTCTCATTTGTTCTTGGTGCACTTTCCAATTCTCAATTGCAATCGTTGGTCAAGTCTCAAGGCAGAACCAAAGTGATTACTCTCACTGATGAAAACTACGAACAAATCCTCAATGGACCCAGAGACTACTACTTGGTCGTTTTGTTGACCTCAGAGGCTCCACAAATCAACTGTGTATTATGTAAAGAGTTCCGTCCGGAATTCGAATTGTTGGCCAACTCGTGGGTTCAGGATCATCCTGACGGGTTAACCAAGaaagagttggaaatcAATGACGAGGACCCTCCATCCATTTTGCCTAAGAACGTCTATTTCCTTCGTTCCGAGTTCATGGAATCACGTAGCTTCTTCCAGATCTTTGCCTTAAACTCGATTCCCAAAGTTTTCCTCTTTCCTCCATCGGAAAAGGCTGGCCCCAATAACTTCATTGGTGAAGTGAAAGAATACCAATTCTTCGCAGGTAGCCATAGCGAATTGCTCAAAGCTTGGGTTTCCGACCAGACAGGCCATAAACTCAACATCTACATCCCAACTGACTACTACCGTATTGGAATCAACGTCTTTAGTGTAGTTACGTTGGTTCTGTTATTGGTTAGAGTCAGAAAGCAAGTCGCTTCCGTAGTCACATCACGTGTATTGTGGAGTGGACTTTCCTTAATTGCTATCTTGTTATTGACTACCGGCTATATGTTCAACCAAATCCGAGGCGTTCCCTACCACAAGGAACATGAAAATGGCAAGATTGAGTACTTTATGCCAGGCCAGCAGAACCAGTTCGGTGTGGAAACCCAGATCGTGTCTTTTATCTACGGTATGCTCAGTTTGCTTGTCATAGTGTTGATCAAAAGAGTGCCAGAGATCAAAAGTTCGAGTGTATTCTTGACGGCTGTCATCTTTGTGAGTACCTTGATCTTTTTATTTTACAGTCTTTTACTTTCCATTTTCGGAGTCAAGGGTGTAGGTTTCCCATACAAACTCCTTGAGCTCTTCTAG
- a CDS encoding predicted protein: MEEPNDLHPLEVTAHTLLSGPLDNLNENFEQLDQSQLILLTRLKIIEDRLLSFQRVVLEDQNIVDDKELTSHFNRVKELRRSLLASMKTLGKVETRIEKMNEKLQESLQ, from the coding sequence ATGGAAGAACCAAACGATCTTCATCCACTCGAAGTAACAGCACACACGCTTCTTCTGGGTCCGCTAGATAATCTCAACGAAAACTTCGAACAGCTCGATCAATCGCAGCTCATTCTTTTGACTCGGCTAAAGATCATTGAGGACAGACTTCTCAGCTTCCAACGGGTAGTACTAGAAGACCAAAATATTGTAGACGACAAGGAATTGACCAGCCATTTCAACCGTGTCAAAGAGCTACGCCGGCTGTTATTGGCATCGATGAAGACTCTCGGAAAGGTTGAGACCAGGATAGAGAAAATGAACGAAAAGTTGCAAGAATCACTACAATAA
- a CDS encoding predicted protein, which produces MSSPKQPDRLLYRQTRSVKAGQVERFKIHYTPYQETPPASLWVKIRNVENIAMRAAFLAGPHILYVDCRSDEYDQNKKCFITADQPVYEPQLLPGQSFYAQLSCHTIKNSYSWVVDVVSQIIFNNTIDVDFEIMIGTSKAILHDCSNPDNKVVNADKTGTFVSTELLNVSNQDTFDLWNLPVPDATRPIHLVILTHGLHSNVTTDMLYLKEQIDNQDNGKDNVVVKGYMGNIGKTERGIKYLGSRVAEFVVDLVTNNESFNNGRVTKISFIGHSLGGLVQTFAIAYLQVNFPTFFRTIRPINFIALASPMLGIVNENPVYIRLALLAGVVGITGRDMGLKFVEADGKPLLLLLPSGPTHQVLKRFARRTVYSNAVNDGIVPMRTSSLLFLDYRGILQIVNSPQATTPERADDPKTTIVPTSLMIEEQETPVLSPVQAMLSYLLPQKQSKKADIQRFQTKEVSGSTSGETLDVFPTVGVLETAASLILPPLPSLKFITNPDARVDPIVHDKVYSEDDLPPSNDSDTIDYDVEHLEEEIAREYHKDMTWRKVVVKLKADAHNSIIVRRRFANAYGWPVIDHLVKNHFAIEDEEPEATQETGTEIEISKQEDEEDDLGLSTIVSRDLITRQNKEIDSVSVDENEICEHHWINSKDSSNALFSVGPTGMLAEVTEMVGNIRDQIYNYGVQQPN; this is translated from the exons ATGAGTTCTCCCAAACAGCCGGACCGTCTTCTCTACCGACAGACCCGGTCTGTCAAGGCTGGACAGGTAGAGCGATTCAAGATCCATTACACACCATATCAAGAAA CACCCCCAGCTTCACTATGGGTGAAAATTAGAAACGTAGAAAACATCGCTATGCGAGCTGCGTTTTTGGCAGGTCCTCACATTTTGTATGTGGATTGTAGACTGGACGAATACGATCAAAACAAGAAGTGCTTTATCACGGCAGACCAGCCCGTGTACGAGCCGCAATTGCTCCCAGGACAGCTGTTCTACGCTCAGTTGTCGTGCCATACCATCAAAAATAGCTATAGTTGGGTTGTGGACGTGGTTTCTCAAATTATCTTCAATAATACCATAGATGTAGACTTTGAGATCATGATTGGTACTTCAAAGGCAATCCTCCACGATTGTTCAAATCCCGACAACAAGGTAGTGAATGCTGATAAGACTGGCACCTTTGTATCAACAGAGTTACTCAATGTATCCAACCAAGATACTTTCGATCTCTGGAATCTCCCTGTGCCTGATGCCACCAGACCGATCCACTTGGTGATTTTGACCCACGGATTGCACTCCAATGTTACGACCGATATGCTATATTTGAAGGAACAGATTGATAACCAGGATAATGGTAAAGACAATGTCGTTGTCAAGGGATATATGGGCAATATTGGTAAGACTGAGAGAGGTATCAAATACCTTGGAAGTAGAGTGGCTGAATTTGTTGTAGACCTCGTGACTAACAACGAATCATTCAACAATGGCAGAGTGACCAAGATCTCGTTTATAGGTCATTCCTTAGGAGGTTTGGTGCAAACATTTGCTATAGCATATTTGCAGGTGAACTTTCCCACGTTTTTTAGGACTATTCGTCctatcaacttcatcgCTCTCGCCTCTCCAATGTTGGGTATAGTTAACGAGAACCCGGTGTATATCAGGCTAGCACTTTTGGCGGGTGTTGTAGGAATAACTGGTCGCGACATGGGATTGAAGTTCGTGGAGGCCGATGGGAAACCATTGCTCCTTTTGCTTCCTTCAGGGCCAACTCATCAGGTATTGAAGCGTTTCGCAAGACGAACTGTCTATTCCAATGCTGTCAATGACGGAATAGTTCCAATGAGAACATCCTCGCTCCTATTTTTGGATTATAGAGGCATTCTTCAGATTGTAAATTCTCCACAAGCTACAACACCAGAACGAGCTGATGACCCAAAAACGACTATAGTGCCAACTTCGCTAATGATAGAAGAACAGGAAACTCCCGTACTCCTGCCAGTACAAGCTATGCTTTCATATTTGTTGCCTCAGAAACAGTCAAAGAAAGCTGACATTCAGAGATTTCAGACTAAGGAAGTTAGCGGTAGCACCAGTGGAGAAACACTCGATGTTTTCCCCACAGTTGGTGTATTGGAAACGGCAGCATCATTGATTTTGCCTCCATTACCTTCTCTCAAGTTCATCACCAATCCCGACGCTCGTGTAGATCCCATTGTTCACGATAAGGTGTATAGTGAAGACGATTTGCCACCATCAAATGACAGTGA TACAATAGACTATGATGTAGAGCACCTAGAAGAGGAGATAGCCAGAGAGTATCACAAGGACATGACCTGGCGTAAAGTCGTAGTCAAGCTCAAGGCTGATGCCCACAATAGCATCATTGTCAGACGAAGGTTTGCTAATGCCTATGGATGGCCAGTAATTGACCACTTGGTAAAGAaccattttgcaattgaagacgaagagcCAGAAGCAACCCAAGAGACAGGTACAGAAATAGAAATAAGTAAGcaagaagacgaagaggacGATCTTGGTCTTTCGACTATCGTCTCTCGAGATCTCATTACTCGTCAGAATAAGGAAATTGATCTGGTGAGTGTGGATGAGAATGAAATCTGCGAGCACCACTGGATCAACTCTAAAGACAGCAGTAACGCTCTATTTTCCGTAGGACCCACCGGAATGTTAGCAGAAGTTACAGAAATGGTTGGAAATATCCGTGATCAGATCTACAATTACGGTGTACAACAACCAAAT
- a CDS encoding predicted protein has translation MKVLKERDSFLSNYEVAEHLKEIKKKYNWTFTKEDEQDLHNDKRKNKKRFAACGVNLEVITRDILSYVSNSATASIDSTEKFSELVQFLNNYELMKVEKLQIVNSLPRSMVTLYSIVEECDQRFDEQICNNILEKI, from the coding sequence ATGAAGGTCCTCAAGGAGCGTGACAGCTTTCTTTCCAACTACGAAGTTGCAGAACATCTCAAGGAAATAAAAAAGAAATACAACTGGACTTtcaccaaagaagatgaacaagatcttcacAACGAtaagagaaagaacaagaagaggTTTGCAGCTTGTGGAGTCAATTTGGAAGTGATTACCAGAGACATCTTGTCTTACGTGAGCAACTCTGCCACTGCTTCCATCGATTCAACAGAAAAGTTTTCTGAGTTGGTgcaattcttgaataatTACGAATTGAtgaaagttgaaaaattacaGATTGTCAACTCATTGCCGAGATCCATGGTCACGTTGTATTCGATAGTTGAGGAATGTGACCAACGTTTTGATGAACAGATATGTAAcaatattcttgaaaaaatt